The DNA window GGAGCTGGACGAGGCGGTGTACCGGGAGGCGCGGCGGCTGTTGCAGGATCCCGAGGTGGTGGACCTGTCGCTGACGCACATCACGGCCTGGGGCCGGCTGCCGGAGTAGCGATCCGCGCGGCGGCGCCACCGCCGGGGCACGTCGGCAAGCCAGGCAAAAGGGTTGTCCCGGCTCGTGCTCGCGCGGCCGGTGCGGCCCGGCACGCCGACGGGCGGCTCCGGAATCCCGGAACCGCCCGTCGCAGCATTCTCATTCACCGGCTCCCGCCGGCCCCGCTCAGTTCTCCAGCGAGATGCTGTGCACCGCCGTCGCGCCGATGGCCGCCTTGATCTCCTCCAGCAGCCCGGCCGGCACCACCGAGTCGACGGTCAGCGCGACCAGCGCCTCGCCGCCCTTGGCGGCGCGGGCGACCTGCATGCCGCCGATGTTGATGCCCGCGGCGCCCAGGACCCCGCCGAGCTGGCCGACCACGCCGGGACGGTCGGTGTAGCGCAGGAAGAGCAGGTGCTCGGCGATGGTGACGTCGAGCTGGAAGTCGTCGACCTCGACGATCTTCTCCACCAGGCGCGGGCCGGTGACGGTCCCCGACACCGACACCACCGAGCCGTCGGCCAGGACGCCGCGGACCGTGGTCATGTTGCGGTAGTCCGGGCTGTCCGAGCTGGTGGTCAGGCGCACCTCCATGCCGCGCTCGGTGGCCAGCAGCGGGGCGTTCACGTAGGACACCGAGTGCTCGACCACGTCGGCGAACACGCCCTTGAGCGCGGCCAGCTCCAGCACCTTCACGTCGTGCTGGGTGATCTCGCCGCGGACGATCACGTCCAGCTGGGTCGGCGCGGCGCCGGCCAGGGCGGTGAACACCCGGCCCAGGCGCTCGGCCAGCGGCAGGCCGGGGCGCACGTCCTCGGCGATGGTGCCGCCCTGCACGTTCACCGCGTCCGGGACCAGCTCGCCGGCCAGCGCCAGGCGCACCGACTTGGCCACCGCGATGCCGGCCTTCTCCTGGGCCTCGTCCGTCGAGGCGCCCAGGTGCGGGGTCACGACGACCTGGTCCAGGTCGAACAGCGGGGACTCGGTGCACGGCTCGGTGACGAACACGTCCACGCCGGCGCCGCCGACCCGGCCCTCCTTGATCGCGATGGCCAGCGCGGCCTCGTCCACGATGCCGCCGCGGGCCGCGTTGATGATCCGCACGCCCGGCTTCACCTTGGTCAGCGCCTCCTCGCCGATGAGCCCGAGGGTCTCCGGCGTCTTCGGCAGGTGCACGGTGATGAAGTCGGACTCGGCCAGCAGCTCGTCCAGGCTCACGACCTTCGCGCCGAGCTGCCCGGCCCGGGCCGGCTGCACGTACGGGTCGTAGGCCAGCAGCCGCACGCCGAACGGCGCCAGCCGCTGCGCGACCAGCTGCCCGATCCGGCCGAAGCCGACGATGCCGACGACCTTCTCGTCCAGCTCCACGCCGGTGAACTTGCTGCGCTCCCACTTGCCGGACTTCAGCGAGGCGTTGGCCTTGGGGATGTGCCGCGCGGTGGCCAGCAGCAGCGCGATGGCCAGCTCCGCGGCCGAGGTGATGTTCGAGGTGGGGGCGTTCACCACCATGACGCCGGCCTTGGTGGCGGCGCCGACGTCCACGTTGTCCAGCCCGACGCCGGCCCGGGCGACCACCTTCAGCTTGCCGGCCACGGCCAGCGCCTCGGCGTTCACCTGGG is part of the Catenulispora sp. EB89 genome and encodes:
- the serA gene encoding phosphoglycerate dehydrogenase; the protein is MSEKPVVLIAEELSPATVDALGPDFEIRHCNGADRAELLAALPEADALLVRSATQVNAEALAVAGKLKVVARAGVGLDNVDVGAATKAGVMVVNAPTSNITSAAELAIALLLATARHIPKANASLKSGKWERSKFTGVELDEKVVGIVGFGRIGQLVAQRLAPFGVRLLAYDPYVQPARAGQLGAKVVSLDELLAESDFITVHLPKTPETLGLIGEEALTKVKPGVRIINAARGGIVDEAALAIAIKEGRVGGAGVDVFVTEPCTESPLFDLDQVVVTPHLGASTDEAQEKAGIAVAKSVRLALAGELVPDAVNVQGGTIAEDVRPGLPLAERLGRVFTALAGAAPTQLDVIVRGEITQHDVKVLELAALKGVFADVVEHSVSYVNAPLLATERGMEVRLTTSSDSPDYRNMTTVRGVLADGSVVSVSGTVTGPRLVEKIVEVDDFQLDVTIAEHLLFLRYTDRPGVVGQLGGVLGAAGINIGGMQVARAAKGGEALVALTVDSVVPAGLLEEIKAAIGATAVHSISLEN